Within Euryarchaeota archaeon, the genomic segment GATGACGGGTGTCTTGCACTCTTCCGGATAGACCGCGGAATCGTCCGTCGGGCAGCCCGGGATATTCGGCCGGAAAACGCCGACGCTCATGTCCGTCTTGTCGAAACTGGAGACGAGTTGTATCTTCGCCGGCAAGCGCTCGTAGATACCCTTGACGAGCGTCTGACTCCACGATTGGGAGCGATCATAGATGCCGTTCGTGGGATCGTAGACGGTCGAGCCCGCGGCGGCCTTGATGTCCTCGGCCAACGCGTTCGTGCTTGGGTCGGTCTGGGCGATGCACCCCGCGAAAGCGGGGAGCGCGACTGCGATGGCGATGGCGAATGTCTTGACGGCGGCCTTGTTCATCCTGACCCTGCTCCAACATGAAATCCAGTCACGTTCGTTTATAAGCTTTGTTGGACGAGGGGTGGCCGACTGGCCGGGGCGCAAACTTGCGCGACCCTGGATGATAACCCTCGAATCCAGGCGCAACTGAAAGCTTCGGCCACCCGTCCCAGGGCAAGCAGCGTCATCGGGTCAATGAGACCGATTCGGCCCGCGTAAGCCATCGACACGCGGCAAGGGGCCGACGCAACACGTGGTCGGCGCTCGTGGATCCCAAGTCACCGACCTACCCGCTATTCGCCGGCGCCATCACAGGAGCAAGGCGTCGTCAAGGCCTTCGAAATGCGGGTCTCCGGTGAGCACCTTCGTGTTCCTCGATCGTGCAGAGGCAAGAACGAACGCGTCGGCCATGCCGAATCCGTCCCGGCCGGTCTTCATCTCGGCGTGGATTTTTCCGGCGTCGATGCCGATCTCGACCGTGTGCTCGACCACTGCGGCCTGTTCGAGCATGAAGGCGAGGCACGCCGAAGCCTGCTTTTCCCCCTTCTCCCGGCCCACCTTGGACCTGATCTCAGCCAGCACCACGGGGCAGGTGTAGATGATCGGTTCGGCATCCATGATTTGCTTCACGCGCCTGCCCTTGGCGCTCCCTTCGAAGTACTCGATCCATGCAAACGTGTCGACGAACAGGCGCTACACCCTGTCCCTGTGGTCGCGCAGATCCTTCTTGTCCATTTTCCCGATGGCGCCGAACATCGAGTGATCGCGCTTGAACTCCCGCGCCAGGATCCGATTGATCGCTTCCGAAATCCCACCCTCCTCGCGGCGGAGCATCTGATAGAGGTCCTCCCGCAACGAGATGGTCGTGCGGACAAATGCATCACCTGTGCTCATGCCTATGCCTAT encodes:
- a CDS encoding PIN domain-containing protein; the encoded protein is MFVDTFAWIEYFEGSAKGRRVKQIMDAEPIIYTCPVVLAEIRSKVGREKGEKQASACLAFMLEQAAVVEHTVEIGIDAGKIHAEMKTGRDGFGMADAFVLASARSRNTKVLTGDPHFEGLDDALLL